From a single Budorcas taxicolor isolate Tak-1 chromosome X, Takin1.1, whole genome shotgun sequence genomic region:
- the CETN2 gene encoding centrin-2, translated as MGSEATRAGRWELRRVGVYVGCRNNGKWNPSGMASNFKKANMASTTQRKRMSPKPELTEEQKQEIREAFDLFDADGTGTIDVKELKVAMRALGFEPKKEEIKKMISEIDKEGTGKMNFSDFLTVMTQKMSEKDTKEEILKAFKLFDDDETGKISFKNLKRVAKELGENLSDEELQEMIDEADRDGDGEVNEQEFLRIMKKTSLY; from the exons ATGGGGAGCGAGGCCACTCGCGCGGGGCGGTGGGAACTGCGCAGAGTCGGTGTGTACGTCGGTTGCCGTAACAACGGGAAGTGGAATCCATCCGGGATG GCCTCTAACTTTAAGAAGGCAAACATGGCATCAACTACCCAGCGAAAAAGGATGAGTCCTAAACCTGAGCTTACCGAAGAGCAGAAACAGGAAATTCGAGAAGCCTTTGATCTCTTTGATGCTGATGGAACTGGGACAATTGATGTTAAGGAACTTAAG GTGGCAATGAGGGCCCTGGGCTTTGAACCGAAAAAAGAAGAGATCAAGAAAATGATAAGCGAAATTGATAAGGAAGGGACAGGAAAAATGAACTTTAGTGACTTTTTAACTGTGATGACTCAGAAAATG TCTGAGAAGGATACCAAAGAAGAAATCTTGAAAGCCTTCAAGCTCTTTGATGATGATGAGACTGGGAAGATATCATTCAAAAACCTCAAACGTGTGGCCAAGGAGTTGGGTGAGAACCTCTCTGACGAGGAGCTGCAG GAAATGATTGATGAAGCTGATCGAGATGGAGACGGAGAAGTCAATGAGCAGGAGTTCCTGCGCATTATGAAGAAGACGAGCCTTTATTAA